The Hyalangium ruber genome includes a window with the following:
- a CDS encoding TIGR02266 family protein: MEPALSRDEIFVVDDSRMAREMVCDHLSLLGCEPVPLESGNACLAELERRVPALVLMDLRMAGMQGDEACRRVKAHPAARGVPVVMLTSASAPHEVMLCSRAGADDFLPKPMELEALTAKVVAVRASREHARHAPPGLGVLLVEGSRSLGAFLGGALENEGFHLLYARHAEEAEALVAAHGARLGGLVLDLSRSCAFQDGLSLADRLRAALPRKPLVLVAGVEEPPEVHARARALTGSPLLERRRLTPDTLVTRVMQKLSPTALSVRAAERVPLFSVVEFASRCGPLLTGFSSDASPEGLFVRTLTPVRTGTRLSLRVTLAGQRQASTVEAQVAWSNPLRQGSAFHAPTGMGLRLERVDSELAARLQRVMPRALGFSLSFPSRPSTF; this comes from the coding sequence ATGGAACCAGCGCTCTCGCGGGATGAGATCTTCGTGGTCGATGACTCTCGCATGGCGCGAGAGATGGTGTGTGACCACCTCTCCCTGCTGGGCTGTGAGCCGGTGCCCCTGGAGAGTGGCAATGCGTGCCTGGCCGAGCTGGAGCGGCGCGTGCCCGCGCTGGTGCTGATGGATCTGCGCATGGCGGGCATGCAGGGCGACGAGGCGTGCCGGCGCGTGAAGGCGCACCCGGCCGCTCGCGGCGTGCCTGTCGTCATGCTCACCAGCGCCAGCGCCCCCCATGAGGTGATGCTCTGCTCGCGCGCGGGCGCGGATGACTTCCTGCCCAAGCCGATGGAGCTGGAGGCGCTCACCGCCAAGGTGGTCGCCGTGCGCGCCTCCCGGGAGCACGCGCGCCATGCGCCTCCGGGTCTGGGCGTGCTGCTGGTGGAGGGCAGCCGCTCCCTGGGCGCCTTCCTCGGGGGAGCGCTCGAGAACGAGGGCTTCCACCTGCTCTACGCGCGCCATGCCGAGGAGGCCGAGGCGCTCGTGGCCGCGCACGGCGCGCGCCTGGGAGGGCTCGTCCTCGACCTGTCGCGCTCCTGCGCCTTCCAGGACGGGCTGTCGCTGGCGGACCGGCTGCGCGCGGCCCTTCCGAGGAAGCCCCTGGTGCTGGTGGCCGGCGTGGAGGAGCCCCCGGAGGTCCACGCACGGGCGCGGGCGCTCACCGGCTCGCCGCTGCTGGAGCGCAGGCGGCTGACGCCCGACACGCTGGTGACGCGGGTGATGCAGAAGCTCAGCCCCACCGCGCTCTCGGTGCGCGCCGCCGAGCGCGTGCCGCTCTTCTCCGTGGTGGAATTCGCCTCGCGCTGCGGCCCCCTGCTCACCGGCTTCAGCTCGGACGCCAGCCCCGAGGGCCTCTTCGTGCGCACGCTGACCCCGGTGCGCACGGGCACCCGGCTGTCGCTGCGCGTGACGCTGGCCGGCCAGCGCCAGGCCTCCACCGTGGAGGCGCAGGTGGCCTGGTCCAACCCCCTGCGTCAGGGCTCGGCCTTCCATGCGCCCACCGGCATGGGGCTGCGCCTGGAGCGAGTGGACTCGGAGCTGGCGGCTCGGCTCCAGCGCGTCATGCCGCGCGCTCTCGGTTTTTCGCTCTCGTTTCCCTCGCGTCCCTCAACTTTCTGA
- a CDS encoding AAA family ATPase, which yields MSLSFEDAAASLRDALADAGRGLVEREAMVELVALSAVAGEHLLVIGPPGTAKSEAVRRTARALGGSYFEYLLGRFTEPSEIFGPVDLRKLREGLVETETAGMLPEADVAFLDEVFLGSTAILNTLLGVLNERIFRRGHTRMKCPLRVCVGASNGLPEEESLAAFADRFLARIFVESVPDPRLEELLAGGASLWRDTEARTASLVSLDVLARAAQEADLAPVRPHLAHGLRTLRAAGIGLSDRRAVKVQRLIAAAAALAGRRVPGVADLWPLIYAVPTKEGQALAREVLRELLASTENPALAAAALEASAGPLARAQRIARAGREVLGGRPMDSAVEELSAWRLKLEGVAREMDAGFAPEAMPAELLALREEIRAALAGPADAVAEA from the coding sequence ATGTCCCTGTCCTTCGAAGACGCCGCCGCCTCGCTCCGGGATGCCCTCGCCGACGCCGGCCGGGGCCTGGTGGAGCGAGAGGCCATGGTGGAGCTGGTCGCCCTGTCCGCCGTGGCGGGCGAGCACCTGCTCGTCATCGGGCCTCCGGGCACCGCCAAGAGCGAGGCCGTGCGCCGCACTGCCCGGGCCCTGGGGGGCAGCTATTTCGAGTACCTGCTCGGCCGCTTCACCGAGCCGTCGGAGATCTTCGGGCCGGTGGACCTGCGCAAGCTGCGCGAGGGGCTGGTGGAGACGGAGACGGCCGGCATGCTGCCCGAGGCGGACGTGGCCTTCCTGGACGAGGTGTTCCTCGGCTCCACCGCCATCCTCAACACGCTGCTGGGTGTACTCAACGAGCGCATCTTCCGTCGGGGCCACACCCGGATGAAGTGTCCCCTGCGCGTGTGTGTGGGCGCCTCCAACGGGCTGCCCGAGGAGGAGTCGCTGGCGGCGTTCGCGGACCGGTTCCTGGCGCGCATCTTCGTCGAGTCCGTGCCGGATCCGCGCCTGGAGGAGCTGCTGGCGGGAGGCGCCTCGCTGTGGCGCGACACGGAGGCACGCACGGCCTCGCTGGTGTCTCTGGATGTCCTGGCCCGAGCGGCGCAGGAGGCGGATCTGGCGCCGGTGCGCCCCCACCTGGCCCATGGACTGCGCACACTGCGGGCGGCGGGAATCGGGCTGTCGGACCGGCGCGCGGTGAAGGTGCAGCGGCTCATCGCGGCGGCGGCGGCCCTGGCGGGGCGGCGGGTGCCGGGCGTGGCGGACCTGTGGCCGCTCATCTACGCGGTGCCCACCAAGGAGGGGCAGGCGCTGGCGCGCGAGGTGCTGCGCGAGCTGTTGGCCTCCACGGAGAACCCGGCACTCGCGGCGGCGGCGCTGGAGGCGAGCGCGGGCCCTCTGGCCCGGGCGCAGCGCATCGCTCGGGCGGGCCGCGAGGTGCTGGGGGGACGGCCGATGGACAGCGCCGTCGAGGAGCTCTCCGCGTGGCGGCTCAAGCTGGAGGGCGTGGCCCGGGAGATGGACGCGGGCTTCGCGCCCGAGGCGATGCCCGCGGAGCTCCTGGCGCTGCGCGAGGAGATCCGCGCGGCGCTGGCGGGACCGGCTGACGCGGTGGCGGAGGCCTGA
- a CDS encoding Hsp70 family protein, whose protein sequence is MQEPVIGIDLGTTNSAAAAVEAGRVRLIPSRSGGRLTPSVVALDDQGERVVGTAAQRLGEAQPDAVVWATKRFLGRRCTPELVQQAKAQVPFPLIPGPTGDVRVRLAGKVLPVTQVAAMILGELKLDAEAYFGRPVRRCVITVPANFDDNQRSATREAASIAGLEVLRLVNEPTAAALAYGLSRGFQGNALVFDLGGGTFDVSILEVKDGVFEVRATGGDVSLGGEDFDQRIVQWLVAQVDESMREVVARDASSLRRLKVAAEAAKRELTEFEESLISVGDLGDHTLPGNKRLTGVETVLTRSFFETLSEPLSRRCLNVCEAVMRDAKMDPRSVDVVLLVGGMTRVPLVRRLVADFFGRAPSTDVHPDEAVALGAAVQADELMRQSGAALLLDVAGQSLGVGVLGGRVKRLITKNTAVPVVARDVFLPGRAGQSEARIPIYQGEGDYQDDSRKLGEVVLRNLQVGQRAESQIEVTFSLSSEGILSVRALDLRTGLTEQVRLEARTSLPVPEARKLSQEQAEYASVRAQEDARQTEEKFRKLLERGEKLARLLQRSARENPSPEADAAVGTVRSLVDTGQAALQAGNLEQCAFVARQLTQVLSGRTA, encoded by the coding sequence ATGCAAGAACCCGTCATTGGCATTGATCTCGGCACCACCAACAGCGCCGCGGCCGCCGTGGAGGCGGGCCGGGTGCGGCTCATCCCCTCACGCTCCGGAGGGCGGCTCACCCCGTCGGTGGTCGCCCTGGATGACCAGGGGGAGCGCGTGGTGGGCACCGCCGCCCAGCGCCTGGGAGAGGCACAGCCCGACGCGGTGGTGTGGGCCACCAAGCGCTTCCTGGGTCGGCGGTGTACGCCAGAGCTGGTGCAGCAGGCCAAGGCGCAGGTGCCCTTTCCTTTGATTCCCGGCCCCACGGGGGATGTGCGGGTGCGCCTTGCGGGCAAGGTGCTGCCCGTCACCCAGGTGGCGGCGATGATCCTCGGCGAGCTGAAGCTGGACGCCGAGGCCTACTTCGGCCGGCCGGTGCGCCGCTGCGTGATTACGGTGCCGGCCAACTTCGATGACAACCAGCGCTCGGCCACGCGTGAGGCGGCCTCCATCGCCGGCCTGGAGGTGCTGCGGCTGGTCAACGAGCCCACCGCGGCGGCGCTCGCCTACGGGCTGTCGCGCGGCTTCCAGGGCAATGCGCTGGTGTTCGACCTGGGCGGCGGCACCTTCGACGTGTCCATCCTCGAGGTGAAGGATGGCGTCTTCGAGGTGCGGGCCACCGGCGGCGACGTGTCGCTGGGCGGCGAGGACTTCGATCAGCGCATCGTCCAATGGCTGGTGGCGCAGGTGGACGAGTCGATGCGGGAGGTGGTGGCGCGGGACGCCTCGTCGCTGCGCCGGCTGAAGGTGGCGGCGGAGGCGGCCAAGCGCGAGCTGACCGAGTTCGAGGAGTCCCTCATCTCTGTGGGGGACCTGGGCGACCACACCCTGCCGGGCAACAAGCGCCTGACGGGCGTGGAGACGGTGCTCACGCGCTCCTTCTTCGAGACGCTGTCCGAGCCGCTGTCGCGCCGCTGCCTGAATGTCTGCGAGGCGGTGATGCGCGACGCGAAGATGGATCCGCGCTCGGTGGACGTGGTGTTGCTGGTAGGCGGCATGACGCGCGTGCCGCTGGTGCGCCGGCTGGTGGCGGACTTCTTCGGCCGCGCGCCCTCCACGGACGTACACCCGGACGAGGCGGTGGCGCTGGGAGCCGCGGTCCAGGCCGACGAGCTGATGCGCCAGTCGGGCGCGGCGCTGCTGTTGGACGTGGCGGGCCAGTCGCTGGGGGTGGGGGTGCTGGGCGGGCGCGTGAAGCGGCTCATCACCAAGAACACGGCGGTGCCGGTGGTGGCTCGCGACGTGTTCCTCCCGGGCCGGGCCGGCCAGTCCGAGGCGCGCATCCCCATCTACCAGGGCGAGGGAGATTACCAGGACGACAGCCGCAAGCTGGGCGAGGTGGTGCTGCGCAACCTGCAGGTGGGCCAGCGCGCGGAGTCGCAAATCGAAGTGACGTTCTCTCTGTCCAGCGAGGGCATCCTCTCGGTGCGCGCGTTGGACCTGCGCACGGGGCTGACCGAGCAGGTGCGGCTGGAGGCGCGCACCAGCCTGCCGGTGCCCGAGGCGCGGAAGCTCTCCCAGGAGCAGGCCGAGTACGCCAGCGTCCGGGCCCAGGAGGACGCGCGCCAGACGGAGGAGAAGTTCCGCAAGCTGCTGGAGCGCGGCGAGAAGCTGGCGCGCCTGCTCCAGCGCAGCGCGCGCGAGAACCCCAGCCCCGAGGCGGACGCCGCCGTGGGCACCGTGCGAAGCCTGGTGGACACCGGTCAGGCCGCGCTCCAGGCGGGAAACCTCGAGCAGTGCGCCTTCGTCGCACGTCAGCTCACCCAGGTGCTCTCCGGCCGCACGGCCTGA
- a CDS encoding esterase family protein, whose amino-acid sequence MNREYHRWYSHRLGRDMELLLYGHAGEPVLLLPTSRGRFYQNEDFGLVGAIADRIQAGRYLVVCADAIDEETWLNRHMHPHDRVARHAAWESYLLHEVVPLLMSRSTGGRLTLAGCSFGGFHTYNIGLRHPHVFRRLISMAGKFDTADFLDGYHDDSVYFHSCTQWLPNVSDHAQLSALQRVEMVLAVGEHDFCRPANEQLSSMLWKKDIGNHLSVWNGGIHDWPTWRHMLPTYLPW is encoded by the coding sequence ATGAACCGCGAATACCACCGCTGGTACAGCCACCGTCTCGGAAGGGACATGGAGTTGCTGCTCTACGGGCACGCGGGCGAGCCGGTGCTGCTGCTCCCCACCAGCCGGGGCCGCTTCTACCAGAACGAGGACTTCGGGCTGGTGGGCGCCATCGCCGACCGCATCCAGGCGGGCCGCTACCTCGTGGTGTGCGCGGACGCCATCGACGAAGAGACCTGGCTCAACCGGCACATGCACCCGCACGACAGGGTGGCGCGGCACGCCGCCTGGGAGTCGTACCTCCTCCATGAGGTGGTGCCCCTGCTGATGAGCCGCAGCACGGGCGGGCGGCTGACGCTGGCCGGGTGCAGCTTCGGCGGCTTCCACACCTACAACATCGGCCTGCGCCACCCGCACGTGTTCCGCCGCCTCATCTCCATGGCCGGCAAGTTCGACACGGCGGACTTCCTCGACGGCTACCACGACGACAGCGTGTACTTCCATTCGTGTACGCAGTGGCTGCCGAACGTGTCGGACCACGCTCAGCTCTCCGCGCTGCAGCGGGTGGAGATGGTGCTGGCGGTGGGCGAGCACGACTTCTGCCGCCCCGCCAACGAGCAGCTCTCCAGCATGCTGTGGAAGAAGGACATCGGGAACCACCTGTCCGTCTGGAACGGTGGCATCCACGACTGGCCGACCTGGCGGCACATGCTGCCCACCTACCTGCCCTGGTAG
- a CDS encoding SGNH/GDSL hydrolase family protein → MTPSLSRQRFTWSTLLALLAASLLTACFGRATHDDAAASWYGTWSVAPQDYNEPFPTPLPPLVFSNQTIRQVLRTSAGGKEVRVRFSNVFGKAPLKIDGASIARAQSGASIAPASSTELKFNGQPSVSIPAGEELWSDPAALAVEAETDLAVSLFLASDTPASTQHMFALRDNYVAAGNALATDTLSNPETRTSYFFITGVDVRSSARASVVVAFGDSITDGVGSTPGSNRRWTDFLVRRLRAEGNIGTVSVLNAGISGGRILTDVMGPKGVDRFERDVLGQSGVSHVIILLGINDIGFASFVPNQEVSVEQMTAGLQSMIDKAKARGVKVLVGTLLPYKGAAVAGTSYYQEAHEPKRQAFNAWIRENKTLDGVIDFADIMKNPADPLAILPAYDSGDRLHPSDAGYEAMARAIDLALITSKP, encoded by the coding sequence ATGACACCTTCCCTGTCTCGGCAGCGTTTCACCTGGAGCACCCTGCTCGCCCTCCTGGCCGCGAGCCTGCTCACCGCCTGCTTCGGCCGCGCCACCCACGACGATGCGGCCGCCAGCTGGTACGGAACCTGGAGCGTCGCGCCGCAGGACTACAACGAGCCGTTCCCTACCCCTCTCCCGCCGCTCGTCTTCAGCAACCAGACGATCCGACAGGTGCTGCGCACCTCGGCCGGCGGCAAGGAAGTGCGCGTGCGCTTCAGCAACGTGTTCGGCAAGGCTCCGCTCAAGATCGACGGCGCGAGCATCGCGCGGGCACAGAGCGGCGCCAGCATCGCGCCCGCTTCCAGCACCGAGCTCAAGTTCAACGGCCAGCCCTCCGTGTCCATCCCCGCCGGTGAGGAGCTGTGGAGCGACCCCGCGGCGCTCGCGGTGGAGGCGGAGACCGACTTGGCCGTGAGCCTGTTCCTCGCCTCGGACACCCCCGCGTCCACCCAGCACATGTTTGCCCTGCGGGACAACTATGTGGCCGCTGGCAACGCCCTGGCCACGGACACCCTCTCCAACCCCGAGACGCGCACTTCGTACTTCTTCATCACTGGCGTCGATGTACGGAGCAGCGCCAGGGCCAGCGTGGTGGTGGCCTTCGGTGACTCCATCACGGACGGGGTGGGTTCCACGCCCGGCAGCAACCGCCGGTGGACCGACTTCCTGGTCCGTCGCCTGCGGGCCGAGGGCAACATCGGCACCGTCAGCGTGCTGAACGCGGGCATCAGCGGCGGGCGGATCCTCACGGACGTGATGGGTCCCAAGGGCGTCGACCGCTTCGAGCGTGACGTGCTCGGCCAGAGCGGCGTCAGCCACGTCATCATCCTGCTGGGCATCAACGACATCGGCTTCGCCTCCTTCGTCCCGAACCAGGAGGTGAGCGTGGAGCAGATGACCGCGGGCCTCCAGTCGATGATCGACAAGGCCAAGGCCCGGGGCGTCAAGGTGCTCGTGGGCACGCTGCTGCCCTACAAGGGCGCGGCGGTCGCGGGCACCTCCTACTACCAGGAGGCCCACGAGCCCAAGCGGCAGGCCTTCAACGCCTGGATCCGCGAGAACAAGACGCTCGACGGGGTGATCGACTTCGCCGACATCATGAAGAACCCGGCCGACCCCCTGGCGATCCTGCCGGCCTATGACAGCGGCGACCGCCTGCACCCGAGCGATGCGGGCTACGAGGCCATGGCCAGGGCGATCGACCTCGCGCTGATCACCTCGAAGCCCTGA
- a CDS encoding beta-propeller domain-containing protein yields the protein MKWMRFGGLGLALVVAGCDSDKTGPEQQGLPGNMPLQTQARLQSFDTCEDLESYIEDTAVLDMRAQVSWQKRMMDYWDRGGGIPVDDGGMPEAGAPGMPGAPPNQDSGAGAPGGKPNDYTDTNNQVKGVDEADFVKNDGTRIFVISGNKLYLHRSWPAESLQAMSSLTLEGWPQQMFLAEQDRVVIFSAVTYQEQGSGGSKPGGGMDAPCSPVSCGGYGYYGSNATKVTVVNVADLASPQVVDELYLPGSYSNARRTAGTVRLVLNDNFRYPDGLRWWPDYEPDLWKDKARLQKAVDALMDQNEQVIRDRSLAQWLPKGWRKRPDGTRVEVGYDCRDFHRSNTPAKLGFVTVATLNLDTGAQESTVRRTSLVAEPGELYMSHDALYMASRHWWWWPEDGQRDYTYLHKFDIREPGVTRYAGSGWVDGYLLNQFSMDEHEGVLRVATTLSTWRRTEENPWGTAETTNRLTTFRERDGFLRKAGQSEELAKGERIFSARFIGNKGYVVTFRQVDPLFTFDLSNPENPRKVGELKVPGFSTYIHPLDDSHLITIGMHVPENPSDPSPRAVKLSMFDVSNLANPQETFTQVVGTAYGWSDALYEHKAFNYFPAKGLLAIPFSDYTPSPDYWSGFRSELKVFRVDTTTGFTPLGSISVADQYQVHSYRGWSWYWTPNVRRSVMADDYVYAISDAGVRVAHVDNLQVPLASTSFQPSFTP from the coding sequence ATGAAGTGGATGCGATTCGGAGGGCTTGGGTTGGCCCTGGTGGTGGCGGGGTGTGACAGTGACAAGACCGGGCCGGAGCAGCAGGGCCTTCCGGGGAACATGCCGCTGCAGACGCAGGCGCGGCTGCAGAGCTTCGACACGTGCGAGGACCTGGAGTCCTATATCGAGGACACCGCGGTGCTCGACATGCGCGCGCAGGTCTCCTGGCAGAAGCGGATGATGGATTACTGGGACCGGGGCGGTGGCATACCCGTCGATGACGGCGGGATGCCCGAGGCCGGCGCTCCCGGCATGCCAGGCGCGCCCCCCAACCAGGACAGCGGCGCGGGCGCTCCGGGTGGCAAGCCGAACGACTACACCGACACCAACAACCAGGTGAAGGGGGTGGACGAGGCGGACTTCGTGAAGAACGACGGCACGCGCATCTTCGTCATCTCCGGCAACAAGCTGTACCTGCACCGCTCCTGGCCCGCCGAGTCGCTCCAGGCCATGAGCAGCCTGACGCTCGAGGGTTGGCCGCAGCAGATGTTCCTCGCCGAGCAGGACCGCGTCGTCATCTTCTCCGCCGTCACCTACCAGGAGCAGGGCAGCGGTGGCAGCAAGCCGGGGGGAGGCATGGACGCGCCGTGCTCGCCCGTGAGCTGTGGCGGCTACGGCTACTACGGCAGCAACGCCACCAAGGTGACGGTGGTGAACGTGGCCGACCTGGCCTCGCCGCAGGTGGTGGATGAGCTCTACCTGCCGGGCAGCTACTCCAACGCGCGCCGCACGGCGGGCACGGTGCGGCTGGTGCTCAACGACAACTTCCGCTACCCCGACGGCCTGCGCTGGTGGCCTGATTACGAGCCGGATCTCTGGAAGGACAAGGCGCGGCTGCAGAAGGCAGTGGATGCGCTGATGGACCAGAACGAGCAGGTCATCCGCGACCGCTCGCTGGCCCAGTGGCTGCCGAAGGGCTGGCGCAAGCGCCCGGACGGCACCCGGGTGGAGGTGGGCTATGACTGCCGCGACTTCCACCGCAGCAACACGCCGGCCAAGCTGGGCTTCGTCACCGTGGCCACGCTGAACCTGGACACCGGAGCGCAGGAGTCCACCGTGCGCCGCACCAGCCTGGTGGCCGAGCCGGGCGAGCTGTACATGAGCCATGACGCCCTCTACATGGCCAGCCGCCACTGGTGGTGGTGGCCGGAGGACGGGCAGCGGGACTACACGTACCTGCACAAGTTCGACATCCGCGAGCCGGGCGTGACGCGCTACGCCGGCAGCGGCTGGGTGGACGGGTACCTGCTCAACCAGTTCAGCATGGACGAGCACGAGGGCGTGCTGCGCGTGGCCACCACTTTGAGCACGTGGCGGCGTACCGAGGAGAACCCCTGGGGCACCGCGGAGACGACCAACCGCCTCACCACCTTCCGAGAGCGGGACGGCTTCCTGCGGAAGGCGGGCCAGAGCGAGGAGCTGGCCAAGGGTGAGCGCATCTTCAGCGCGCGCTTCATTGGCAACAAGGGCTACGTCGTCACCTTCCGGCAGGTGGATCCGCTCTTCACCTTCGACCTGTCCAACCCCGAGAATCCACGCAAGGTGGGCGAGCTGAAGGTGCCGGGCTTCTCCACCTACATTCACCCGTTGGATGACAGCCACCTCATCACCATCGGCATGCACGTGCCGGAGAACCCTTCGGACCCGAGCCCGCGCGCGGTGAAGCTGTCGATGTTCGACGTGTCCAACCTGGCCAACCCCCAGGAGACCTTCACGCAGGTGGTGGGCACCGCCTACGGCTGGAGCGACGCGCTCTACGAGCACAAGGCCTTCAACTACTTCCCGGCCAAGGGGCTGCTGGCCATCCCCTTCTCGGACTACACCCCCAGCCCGGACTACTGGAGCGGCTTCCGCAGCGAGCTGAAGGTGTTCCGGGTGGACACCACCACGGGCTTCACCCCGCTGGGCTCCATCTCCGTGGCGGACCAGTACCAGGTGCATAGCTACCGGGGCTGGTCCTGGTACTGGACGCCCAACGTGCGCCGCAGCGTGATGGCCGATGACTACGTTTACGCCATCAGCGACGCGGGCGTGCGCGTGGCCCACGTGGACAACCTGCAGGTGCCGCTGGCCAGCACGTCCTTCCAGCCAAGCTTCACTCCGTAG
- a CDS encoding phytanoyl-CoA dioxygenase family protein: MAELSDAQISQFIEQGFLRLEHAFPRELADEGRELLWRGTGCEPGDPKTWTQAVVRLGYQGQEPFRRAVNTPRLHAAFNELVGPGYWLPRGDLGTFPIRFPSPDAPGDDGWHIDVSFPGEDPSSYFSWRANVASRDRALLMLFLFSDVGEDDAPTRIRVGSHLDIARLLEPEGEAGLTFMEVAQRLDTTAERPVALATGEAGTVYLCHPFLVHAAQPHRGTRPRFMAQPPLLSAQPFQLHREDGAYSPVERAIRLGLGRGA; encoded by the coding sequence ATGGCGGAACTCTCGGATGCGCAGATCAGCCAGTTCATCGAGCAGGGCTTCCTCCGGCTCGAGCACGCCTTTCCCCGGGAGCTGGCGGATGAAGGCCGCGAGCTCCTCTGGCGTGGCACGGGGTGCGAGCCGGGCGACCCGAAGACATGGACCCAAGCCGTCGTCCGGCTGGGCTACCAGGGACAGGAGCCGTTCCGCCGCGCGGTGAACACCCCTCGGCTGCATGCCGCCTTCAACGAGCTGGTGGGGCCGGGGTACTGGCTGCCTCGCGGCGATCTCGGCACGTTTCCCATCCGCTTCCCGAGCCCCGACGCTCCGGGGGATGACGGGTGGCACATCGACGTCAGCTTCCCGGGAGAAGACCCGAGCTCCTACTTCTCCTGGCGGGCGAATGTGGCCTCGCGAGACCGCGCCCTGTTGATGCTCTTCTTGTTCTCGGACGTAGGCGAGGACGACGCGCCGACCCGAATCCGAGTGGGCTCCCACCTGGACATTGCCCGACTGCTCGAGCCGGAGGGCGAGGCGGGGTTGACGTTCATGGAGGTGGCGCAGCGGCTCGACACGACAGCGGAGCGCCCGGTCGCGCTGGCCACGGGAGAGGCAGGCACCGTCTACCTCTGTCATCCCTTCCTGGTCCACGCGGCCCAGCCGCACCGCGGCACCCGGCCGCGCTTCATGGCCCAGCCGCCGCTCCTTTCCGCTCAGCCGTTTCAGCTTCATCGCGAGGATGGCGCCTACTCCCCCGTGGAGCGCGCCATCCGCCTGGGACTCGGTCGCGGCGCCTGA
- a CDS encoding MATE family efflux transporter: MSTVVKSPREEFRELLRLAIPIAIAQGGQALMGLVDTLVVARAGTSALAAVGLANALFFAVSGFGMGLMMGFDPLMSQAFGARNSSRARALLWQGGWMSLFAGVVLAGGLLALPSLLPFVGYAEADLTDTRAYLLWRAPSLVPMLAFLMVRSYLQSAASTRALVVATVVANVFNLGADILLVFGGGILPEGFGPLRRIPAMGAEGAALATLLCTLLQLGIILSAVRSISFTGGLPVRRPVGADLKQAARVGIPIGAHLTAEIGVFALAAALAFRLGPASMGAHQIAISYASLSFTIALGIGSAGSVRVGWAVGAHNTPQARLSGFIAFAGGAGFMALSALVFALFPRTLADLAGAQPDVVPLVVPLLIVSSVFQVFDGVQGVGAGVLRGAGETRFTFLANMVGHYGIGLPLSLALGFGLNQGIVGIWWGLCGGLISVALALLWRFHRLSAGTLRPLEA, encoded by the coding sequence ATGTCTACCGTCGTGAAGTCCCCTCGCGAGGAGTTTCGCGAGCTGCTGAGGCTCGCCATCCCCATCGCCATCGCCCAGGGCGGTCAGGCACTCATGGGCCTGGTCGACACGCTGGTGGTGGCCAGGGCGGGCACCTCGGCGCTCGCCGCGGTGGGCCTGGCCAACGCCCTCTTCTTCGCCGTCAGCGGCTTCGGCATGGGGCTGATGATGGGGTTCGACCCGCTCATGTCGCAGGCCTTCGGAGCCCGGAACTCCTCTCGGGCCCGGGCGCTGTTGTGGCAGGGCGGGTGGATGTCGCTCTTCGCGGGAGTGGTGTTGGCGGGGGGGCTGCTGGCGCTTCCCAGCCTGCTGCCGTTCGTTGGATATGCGGAGGCGGACCTGACGGATACGCGCGCCTACCTGCTGTGGCGCGCGCCCAGCCTCGTGCCGATGCTGGCCTTCCTCATGGTGCGCTCCTACCTGCAGTCGGCGGCGAGCACCCGGGCCTTGGTGGTGGCCACGGTGGTGGCCAACGTCTTCAACCTGGGCGCCGACATCCTGCTCGTGTTCGGCGGCGGCATCCTGCCCGAGGGCTTCGGCCCGCTGCGGCGCATCCCCGCCATGGGCGCCGAGGGTGCGGCGCTGGCCACGTTGCTGTGTACCCTGCTGCAGCTCGGAATCATCCTGAGCGCGGTACGCTCCATCTCCTTCACGGGAGGGCTCCCCGTGCGCCGCCCGGTGGGGGCGGACCTCAAGCAGGCCGCGCGGGTCGGCATTCCCATCGGCGCCCACCTCACGGCGGAGATCGGCGTGTTCGCGCTCGCCGCCGCGTTGGCCTTCAGGCTGGGCCCGGCGAGCATGGGGGCACACCAGATCGCCATCTCCTATGCGAGCCTCTCCTTCACCATCGCCCTGGGCATTGGCAGCGCGGGCAGCGTGCGTGTGGGCTGGGCGGTGGGGGCGCACAACACGCCCCAGGCGCGGCTCAGCGGCTTCATCGCCTTCGCGGGGGGCGCCGGCTTCATGGCGCTGTCGGCACTGGTGTTCGCCCTCTTCCCGCGGACGCTGGCGGACCTGGCCGGCGCGCAGCCGGACGTGGTGCCGCTGGTGGTGCCGCTGCTCATCGTCAGCTCCGTCTTCCAGGTGTTCGACGGGGTGCAGGGCGTGGGCGCTGGCGTGCTGCGCGGGGCGGGGGAGACGCGCTTCACCTTCCTCGCCAACATGGTGGGGCACTACGGCATTGGCCTGCCGCTCTCGCTGGCGCTGGGCTTCGGGCTGAACCAGGGCATCGTGGGAATCTGGTGGGGCCTGTGCGGGGGCCTCATCTCCGTGGCGCTCGCCCTGCTGTGGCGCTTCCACCGCTTGAGCGCGGGCACCTTACGCCCCCTGGAGGCATGA